In Luteimonas galliterrae, the sequence GGCGGTGGCACGGTTGAAGTCCGTGGCAACGAGTTCGCCGTCGCTCAGCAACACCGACTGCAATAGCGCAGCATCCAGCATGGCTTCGGCATGCGCCCGGAACGCCGACGCGAACGCCGGCAGCGCATCGAGCGACAGGGCCAGGCCCGCAGCCATGGCGTGACCGCCGAACTTTTCGATCAGGCCGGGATGCGCGGCATCGACGGCCGCAAGCGCATCGCGGATGTGGAAGCCGGGAATCGAGCGCGCAGAACCGCGCAGCAGACCGCTGCCCGGCTCGGCCGGTGCGAAGGCGACCGTCGGCCGATGCGTACGCTCCTTGAGTTTCGACGCCACCAGGCCGACCACGCCCGGATGCCATTCCGGATCGAACAGGCACAGGGCCGAAGGCAGTATCTCGTCCGAAATGCCGGCCTTGGCTAGCAGCGCTTCGGCATCGTCGACCATGTTCTGCTGCAGGCCCTGGCGTTCGGCGTTGATGCCGTGCAGGACGGTGGCGAGTTCGCGCGCTTGCCGCGCATCGTCGGTCAGCAGGCATTCGATGCCCAGCGCCATGTCTTCGAGCCTGCCGGCGGCGTTGATCCGCGGCGCCAACGCGTAGCCGATATCGGCGGCGGTCAGCCTCGGCGCCTCGCGGCCGGAAACTTCGATCAGCGCGTGCAATCCGGCGCAGCCCTGCCCCGCGCGCAGCCTGCGCAGGCCGGCGGCCACGAAGGCGCGATTGTTGGCATCCAGCGGCACCAGATCGGCGACCGTGCCGACCGCGACCAAATCGAGCAATGCGGTGAGATCGGGTTCGCAGCCCGCCAGCGCGCCCGTTACGCGCAGATGCCGCCTGAGCGCGAGCAGCACGTAGAAAATGACGCCGACCCCGGCCAGCATCTTGCTCGGGAACGCATCCCCGCGCAGGTTGGGATTGACGATGGCATCCGCCGGCGGGAGCCGATCGCCGGGAAGATGGTGGTCGGTCACCAACACCTGCCAGCCGCGTGCCATGGCAGCGGCGATGCCGGCATGGCAGGCGATGCCGTGATCGACGGTGACCAACAAGTCGGGCCGCAACGCCGCGAGTTCGTCCACCAAAGCCGGCGACAGGCCATAGCCATGCACGATCCGATTGGGAACCGCATACGACACATGCGCGGCGCCGAGCATTCGTAAGCCACGCACGCCGACTGCGCAGGCGGTGGCGCCGTCGCAGTCGAAATCGCCGACCACGACGATATGGCGGTCCCGTGCGATAGCGTCCGCGAGCAGCGCGGTGGCCTGCGCGAGACCGCCGAGCGAATCCGGCGGCAGCAAGTTCGCCAGGCGCGGCTGCGCCTGCTGCGGATCGTGCGCGCCGCGGGCTGCGTAGATGCGGCGCAGCAGCGGCGGCACGCTGTCGGGCCAGCCTTCGCCGATCTGGCATTCCCTGCGGCGGATCGTGCGCTGGATCATTCGCTCAGCCGCTGCAGCGGCCTGCGCCAGAAGCGCCAGCGATGCGCACGCTCGAGGGCGAAGCGGCGGCCGTCCTCGCAGTCCAATTGCAAGCGTTCGATATCGCCGCGGCGCAATGCGTCCAGCGCAGGTTGCAGCCAGTCGGCATCCAGGCGAGCCAGATCGCGCATTGCCGCCAGGTCGAACAGCGCGTCGCCGGCAGCGCCCGGATACCGCGCCGGCAACCTCTGTGCACCGCCGGCTGCGGAGGCCAAAGCGTGCAAGGTCGGATCGCCGGTGCACGCGGTCGGATGCGCGTCATGCGCCCGCATGCGCGCGTCCGGCAGCGTGCCCGCGCCCCAGAACCAGAGCGAATTGATCGGCGGCTTGCCTTGCGCGGCGCGTGCGGCGTTCCACGGGTGGTTATGCAGCACGATCTGGGCTTCGCTCTGAAGCACGCGCCAGCGGGAGCCGTCGGGGCCGAGGTCGGCATGTTCGAATACGTCGTCGCCCAGCGCATCGCCCGGATCGGCGAAGGCGGGAATACGGGTTTCGCGCGCCATACGCAGGTACCAACGCGAGGGCGCCGGCGCATCGAGCGCGAACCCGGCATCGCCGAACAGCGGCTTCAGGGCCGGCAGCAGCGCCTCGCTATCGGTCCGCGTCATCCCCATCGATTCGCCGTGCGCCATCAATCGCACGCCATTGATGTCCGGGCGCATGTACACCGGATCGGCACGCAACCAGGCGTCCGTACCGGCGTCGCCCGCATCGGCCTGGCGCGAGAGCGCGGCGATCGGCCAGGTGCCGGGCGGCAGACTGTAGTGCCGCAGCAGCTGGGCGCGCCTGCCGGCTTGCGTCGCCGGCGGACGATCGGCGCGCCCCAGCGCGACGGCGGTTGTCGCGGACAGGCGCTGACCGCCGAAACGTTCGGCAGCGGGCAACAGGAAGGTGGCCCGCGCCATGGGTCAGCCCATTCTCATTCGGCGATGCGCTCGTAGCCGGACAAGGCCTGGATCACGGCCTCGTTGTTCCGGTACTTGCCACGCAAGGCCGCCAGTTCTTCGTTGCTGCCGGTGCACAGCTCGCGCACGGTTTTGGCCAGATATTCGCGCCGTTCGGCGTCGTACGGTTCTTCGCCCAGAAAATGCTCGCAATCGTCGCGGCGGCTGATGAAGGCGACCACGTCTTTCGGCAACTCCGCAGCAGCAGGATCCTGGCCGTAGGCACCTTCGATCGCCAGCCGTTTCTCTTCGACCCAACCGGTGAAATCCTTGCCGGCGCGGCTGACGTACATCACCTGCACCCAGCCCTGATACGGTTTGTAGACGGTCAGAGCATCGCCCGGGATCACAAAGATTTTCTGCCTGCAGGCCGCCGACGGCGCGTTGTGGAAATGCAGCCTGCC encodes:
- the recJ gene encoding single-stranded-DNA-specific exonuclease RecJ; translated protein: MIQRTIRRRECQIGEGWPDSVPPLLRRIYAARGAHDPQQAQPRLANLLPPDSLGGLAQATALLADAIARDRHIVVVGDFDCDGATACAVGVRGLRMLGAAHVSYAVPNRIVHGYGLSPALVDELAALRPDLLVTVDHGIACHAGIAAAMARGWQVLVTDHHLPGDRLPPADAIVNPNLRGDAFPSKMLAGVGVIFYVLLALRRHLRVTGALAGCEPDLTALLDLVAVGTVADLVPLDANNRAFVAAGLRRLRAGQGCAGLHALIEVSGREAPRLTAADIGYALAPRINAAGRLEDMALGIECLLTDDARQARELATVLHGINAERQGLQQNMVDDAEALLAKAGISDEILPSALCLFDPEWHPGVVGLVASKLKERTHRPTVAFAPAEPGSGLLRGSARSIPGFHIRDALAAVDAAHPGLIEKFGGHAMAAGLALSLDALPAFASAFRAHAEAMLDAALLQSVLLSDGELVATDFNRATAEALRDGGPWGQAYPEPLFDGEFDVLSWRIVGERHLKLEVACGTLRLNAIHFGGWHNQPPPPRLRLAYRLAPDDYRGGQAIQLIVEHGEAL
- a CDS encoding phosphoglycerate mutase codes for the protein MARATFLLPAAERFGGQRLSATTAVALGRADRPPATQAGRRAQLLRHYSLPPGTWPIAALSRQADAGDAGTDAWLRADPVYMRPDINGVRLMAHGESMGMTRTDSEALLPALKPLFGDAGFALDAPAPSRWYLRMARETRIPAFADPGDALGDDVFEHADLGPDGSRWRVLQSEAQIVLHNHPWNAARAAQGKPPINSLWFWGAGTLPDARMRAHDAHPTACTGDPTLHALASAAGGAQRLPARYPGAAGDALFDLAAMRDLARLDADWLQPALDALRRGDIERLQLDCEDGRRFALERAHRWRFWRRPLQRLSE